From a region of the uncultured Desulfatiglans sp. genome:
- a CDS encoding conserved hypothetical protein (Evidence 4 : Unknown function but conserved in other organisms): protein MTPKPAIIFDCDGVLFDSCEANVAYYNHLLAHFELPPLSLEDVPYVHMHTTERSIRRIFRNSPFLEAALDYRREVDYRPFIEKMAMERDLKEILRTLRPNFRLAVATNRTGSIHDVLDAFDLREFFSLVVSSLDVINPKPHPEPLLKILQAFDLEPRMAAYVGDSAVDSETAAAAGVPFVAYRNPSLATPWHAERLGVLPSLVQDLLPFSRTDLKNAL from the coding sequence ATGACGCCGAAACCCGCCATCATCTTCGACTGCGACGGCGTGCTCTTCGACTCGTGTGAGGCAAATGTCGCCTACTACAACCACCTCCTGGCGCATTTCGAACTGCCTCCCCTCTCGCTCGAAGATGTTCCCTATGTGCATATGCATACCACTGAGCGGTCCATTCGAAGGATCTTTCGAAATTCGCCTTTCCTCGAAGCCGCCCTGGACTACCGGCGGGAAGTCGATTACAGGCCGTTTATCGAAAAGATGGCGATGGAGCGCGATCTGAAGGAGATTCTCCGAACACTCCGGCCGAATTTCCGACTGGCGGTCGCTACCAACCGTACTGGCAGCATTCACGATGTGCTGGACGCATTCGATTTGCGTGAATTCTTCTCCCTCGTTGTTTCATCGCTCGATGTCATAAACCCCAAACCTCATCCCGAACCCTTGCTGAAGATCCTGCAAGCCTTCGATCTGGAGCCGCGTATGGCAGCCTATGTAGGCGATTCCGCAGTGGATTCCGAAACTGCCGCGGCGGCCGGCGTGCCCTTCGTCGCTTACCGAAACCCTTCGCTTGCAACGCCCTGGCATGCTGAACGTCTAGGGGTCCTCCCTTCGCTTGTGCAAGACCTTCTGCCGTTTTCCAGGACGGATCTCAAAAACGCTCTATAA
- a CDS encoding conserved hypothetical protein (Evidence 4 : Unknown function but conserved in other organisms), which translates to MFPFIFEWQWNADHYIFLGLLYLVLIIIGTGLTIAGIKTVLQMMGFMRERHFHH; encoded by the coding sequence ATGTTTCCGTTTATTTTCGAATGGCAGTGGAATGCGGACCACTACATATTTCTGGGGCTGCTCTATCTCGTCCTGATCATTATCGGCACGGGCCTCACGATTGCCGGCATCAAAACCGTCCTGCAGATGATGGGATTCATGCGGGAGAGGCACTTTCACCATTGA
- the nrfD gene encoding Polysulphide reductase, NrfD has product MDSALIPEGVKRCSPKAFFFWTLPWLALLLWGGISAILCLWKGLNQTNMSDYFAFALWIVFDLAIIALGAGAFFTGFLTYIIGRKELKDIINAAVIIGFICYSGAVAMLGIDIGQPIRGWFIFWHVNVHSMLAEVSFCITCYLGVLLIEYIPLILENPQIEKVKPLRLFGQNLHGIMAIFAATGTFLSFFHQGSLGGLYGVMYARPFAFREGFYVWPWTFFLFILSAIAAGPSFTILCTKLAQAITRKRLVPDKAFQTLAKISGSLLGVYMILKIADTLGWIYGISPAAGLTFMDYFKEGPYGVWLLVLEIGVFGIIPAIILLTPSARKSEGWLITGCLMNCTGIVLNRFTFTIVTLAIPVMPFDEFMSYLPTWQEWGISLAVIGYGFLLFSLSYRYLPVFPKERELNPVVE; this is encoded by the coding sequence ATGGATTCCGCATTGATTCCAGAAGGCGTCAAAAGATGTTCGCCCAAGGCATTCTTCTTTTGGACCCTGCCTTGGCTTGCACTGCTGCTCTGGGGGGGCATTTCGGCTATTCTGTGCCTTTGGAAAGGCCTCAACCAGACCAACATGTCCGACTACTTTGCCTTCGCCCTATGGATCGTATTCGACCTGGCGATTATCGCCCTTGGCGCCGGGGCTTTCTTCACCGGGTTTCTGACTTACATCATCGGGCGAAAGGAACTCAAGGACATCATCAATGCCGCCGTCATCATCGGATTCATCTGCTATTCCGGCGCCGTTGCCATGCTCGGGATCGACATCGGCCAACCGATCCGCGGCTGGTTCATCTTCTGGCATGTCAATGTCCATTCCATGCTGGCCGAGGTGTCCTTCTGCATTACCTGTTATCTCGGCGTTCTGCTGATCGAATACATCCCATTGATCCTTGAAAATCCACAGATCGAAAAGGTCAAGCCCCTGCGCCTTTTCGGGCAGAACCTGCATGGGATCATGGCCATCTTCGCCGCCACGGGCACCTTCCTTTCCTTTTTCCATCAAGGCTCCCTCGGCGGTCTTTACGGTGTGATGTACGCACGCCCCTTCGCCTTTCGTGAAGGATTCTATGTCTGGCCCTGGACCTTTTTCCTCTTCATTCTTTCCGCGATCGCTGCCGGGCCTTCTTTCACCATCCTTTGCACCAAACTGGCACAAGCCATCACCCGCAAACGCCTGGTGCCCGACAAGGCCTTCCAGACGTTGGCGAAGATCTCGGGTTCTCTGCTGGGTGTATATATGATTCTCAAGATCGCCGACACCTTGGGCTGGATCTACGGAATCTCCCCCGCGGCCGGACTTACCTTCATGGATTACTTCAAGGAAGGGCCTTACGGGGTCTGGCTGCTGGTCCTCGAAATCGGGGTCTTTGGCATTATCCCGGCGATCATTCTTCTCACGCCAAGTGCGCGCAAGAGCGAAGGCTGGCTCATTACCGGCTGTCTGATGAACTGCACCGGCATTGTTTTGAACCGGTTCACTTTCACCATCGTAACCCTTGCCATACCCGTCATGCCATTCGACGAATTCATGAGCTATCTGCCCACCTGGCAGGAATGGGGTATTTCCCTCGCCGTGATTGGCTACGGCTTCTTGCTTTTCTCTCTTTCTTATCGCTATCTACCTGTTTTCCCGAAAGAAAGAGAACTTAACCCGGTCGTCGAATAG
- a CDS encoding Hdr-like menaquinol oxidoreductase iron-sulfur, subunit 1, with protein sequence MKEKPANGHSYGMVIDLDKCTGCGTCMVACSAENNVSVRPDESDPQRRLTWMRLYKVTNGKPFPETEVSYFPRPCMQCDHHTPCVSVCPATATEMDYETGIVSQIYTRCIGCRYCMAACPYHARVFNWWDGYFPKSKGMTRYLSPEVSPRMRGVVEKCTFCHHRLMRARTQAYAEDRRELEEGEYITACAEACPAQAITFGDLNNPDHQVAKLIKSPYAFRLLEKLGTEPKVYYLSSKDWVRKLGDNFLPGQFEPVTKVKMG encoded by the coding sequence GTGAAAGAGAAACCTGCCAACGGCCACAGCTACGGCATGGTCATCGATCTGGACAAGTGCACGGGATGTGGCACTTGTATGGTGGCATGCAGTGCCGAAAACAACGTGTCGGTCCGCCCCGATGAATCGGATCCTCAGCGTCGGCTCACGTGGATGCGCCTTTACAAGGTCACCAACGGCAAACCCTTCCCCGAGACCGAAGTCAGCTATTTCCCGCGGCCTTGCATGCAGTGCGACCACCATACCCCATGCGTATCCGTCTGCCCTGCCACAGCCACAGAAATGGATTACGAAACCGGAATCGTGAGTCAGATCTACACCCGCTGCATCGGCTGCCGTTACTGTATGGCCGCCTGCCCTTACCATGCCCGCGTCTTCAACTGGTGGGACGGTTATTTTCCGAAGAGCAAAGGGATGACCCGCTACCTGTCACCTGAGGTCTCCCCCCGGATGCGGGGTGTCGTCGAGAAGTGCACATTCTGTCATCATCGCCTGATGCGGGCCAGAACCCAGGCCTATGCCGAAGACCGGCGCGAGTTGGAAGAAGGCGAATACATCACCGCCTGCGCCGAGGCTTGCCCCGCACAGGCGATCACATTCGGGGATCTCAACAATCCCGATCACCAAGTGGCGAAGTTGATCAAGAGCCCGTACGCCTTCCGCCTGCTCGAGAAGCTCGGCACCGAACCCAAAGTTTATTACCTTTCGAGCAAGGATTGGGTGCGGAAGCTCGGAGACAACTTTCTGCCCGGCCAGTTTGAACCCGTTACAAAGGTGAAAATGGGCTGA
- a CDS encoding Molybdopterin oxidoreductase yields the protein MKLDRRNFIKLMVGGAVGLQVTPLPWKITDDIAIWTQNWPWVPVPAKGAFDHETSVCSLCPGGCGIEVRKVDERAVKVEGREDYPINPGGLCPLGMGSLQLLYNEDIRFTGPMKRVGPRGAGVFQDISWDEALEILSSRVNVLRRNNRPEAVAAIDGNPVESTASLLIQRLMQTIGSPNYLRVPSFEDTDRMVNLLMQGVDGPVAYDLENADFILSFGCGLLEGWGAPGRILGLWGKWHDRENKHKPTVVQVESRASNTASKADQWVAAAPGTEAALALGIAHVIIKDGLYDREFIEQKTFGFHPWNAADWKEHQGFQGLVLSEYTPRKVQEITGVPADRIVSLARSFAKAKAPVAIWGKGKGDLNGSLYESMCVHSLNALVGNINKPGGVLVLDRLPLKQLPEAPLDPTAEAGLKKTPVGAAAAEDTPFAANLLTRFNEALSAGGPSPVELLMVFGANPAFTMPDGGSMRRALKAVPFIVSFSPFRDETAFMADLVLPDHMGFEKWSEIIQPRGVQYPLYGLGKPVVKPLYQTQEAGETILKLARKLDKAVQEAFPWKTFEDIMAYRAEGLFEAGAGLVRYKPAQPPWGWKPFAEPAAGFKSSKDMWQKIKASGLWYQPLDHQRAAMTTFKTPSGQFEFYSTRLEMKLKDLNKAPSSDLVCMPHFAPSSPPSDSSRYPLTMVPYDMVNLVSSWLPNPPFLNKTLFPEQLRKDASYAEIHPDTAKAYGLKQDDLVRVESAAGEVRVRVCLFEGAMPGVVYLPFGLGHTAYDEFSRNKGVNPNDIITAGADPLSGLPVWWKTPVQLNKV from the coding sequence ATGAAACTAGACAGAAGGAATTTCATCAAACTGATGGTCGGGGGCGCCGTAGGTCTTCAGGTGACGCCGCTGCCCTGGAAGATCACCGACGATATAGCCATCTGGACTCAGAATTGGCCTTGGGTGCCCGTTCCTGCCAAAGGGGCTTTCGATCATGAGACCTCCGTTTGCTCCCTGTGTCCGGGGGGCTGCGGCATAGAGGTTCGTAAGGTCGATGAACGTGCCGTCAAAGTCGAGGGCCGTGAAGATTACCCCATCAACCCTGGCGGACTCTGCCCTTTGGGTATGGGCAGCCTTCAGCTCCTGTACAACGAAGACATCCGCTTCACTGGCCCGATGAAGCGTGTCGGCCCCCGAGGGGCAGGCGTATTTCAGGACATCTCGTGGGATGAAGCTTTAGAGATCCTGTCGAGTCGCGTGAACGTCCTGCGTAGAAACAACCGTCCCGAGGCCGTTGCCGCCATCGACGGAAACCCGGTCGAATCGACGGCCTCCCTGTTGATCCAGCGCCTGATGCAGACCATCGGCAGCCCAAACTATCTCCGCGTCCCCTCCTTTGAAGATACAGACCGGATGGTCAACCTTTTGATGCAAGGCGTAGACGGGCCGGTTGCCTATGATCTGGAGAATGCCGATTTCATCCTCAGCTTCGGCTGCGGACTTCTTGAAGGCTGGGGCGCCCCGGGCCGCATTCTCGGGCTTTGGGGAAAATGGCACGATCGTGAGAACAAACACAAGCCGACCGTGGTTCAAGTGGAATCCAGGGCATCCAACACGGCCTCCAAGGCGGATCAATGGGTTGCAGCCGCTCCTGGAACGGAGGCCGCTCTGGCCCTCGGCATCGCCCATGTGATCATCAAGGACGGATTATACGACAGAGAATTCATCGAGCAGAAGACCTTCGGCTTCCATCCATGGAATGCCGCCGACTGGAAAGAGCATCAGGGCTTCCAGGGACTGGTCCTCTCCGAATATACGCCCCGGAAGGTCCAGGAGATCACCGGGGTCCCCGCAGACCGCATCGTCTCTCTGGCGCGCTCTTTCGCCAAAGCCAAGGCCCCCGTCGCCATCTGGGGAAAGGGCAAAGGCGATCTGAATGGAAGCCTTTACGAGTCCATGTGCGTCCACAGCCTCAATGCCTTGGTGGGCAACATCAACAAGCCGGGGGGGGTGCTGGTCCTCGATCGTCTCCCGCTGAAGCAGTTGCCTGAAGCACCCCTCGATCCAACAGCCGAAGCCGGACTCAAAAAGACCCCTGTCGGAGCGGCGGCCGCCGAAGACACCCCATTTGCCGCCAATCTGTTGACCCGTTTCAATGAAGCCCTGTCGGCGGGTGGCCCTTCCCCTGTCGAACTCCTGATGGTTTTCGGGGCCAACCCGGCCTTTACCATGCCCGACGGCGGTTCTATGCGGCGGGCGCTCAAAGCCGTTCCCTTCATCGTGAGCTTCTCTCCATTCCGTGACGAGACAGCCTTCATGGCCGACCTCGTTCTGCCTGATCACATGGGCTTCGAAAAGTGGAGCGAGATCATTCAGCCGCGAGGGGTTCAATACCCGCTCTACGGTCTGGGTAAACCGGTGGTCAAACCCCTGTATCAGACACAGGAGGCGGGTGAAACCATTCTGAAGCTTGCCCGCAAGCTGGACAAAGCGGTCCAAGAGGCCTTCCCTTGGAAAACCTTCGAAGACATCATGGCCTATCGGGCGGAAGGCCTCTTTGAGGCCGGCGCAGGCCTTGTGCGATACAAACCCGCGCAACCTCCGTGGGGGTGGAAACCCTTTGCCGAGCCTGCGGCCGGTTTTAAATCCTCCAAGGACATGTGGCAGAAAATCAAGGCATCCGGGTTGTGGTACCAGCCTCTCGATCATCAGCGGGCCGCCATGACAACCTTCAAAACCCCGTCCGGCCAGTTCGAATTTTACTCCACCCGGCTGGAAATGAAGCTGAAAGATCTGAACAAGGCCCCCTCCTCGGATCTCGTCTGCATGCCGCATTTTGCACCATCCTCGCCGCCGTCGGATTCTTCGCGGTACCCGCTGACGATGGTGCCTTACGACATGGTGAACCTCGTCAGCTCCTGGCTGCCCAACCCGCCGTTCTTGAACAAGACCCTGTTCCCGGAACAGCTGCGGAAAGACGCATCCTACGCCGAAATCCATCCCGATACCGCCAAGGCGTACGGGTTGAAGCAAGACGACCTGGTGCGGGTGGAATCGGCGGCTGGTGAAGTCCGAGTGCGCGTGTGTCTTTTTGAAGGCGCCATGCCGGGTGTTGTCTATCTGCCTTTTGGATTGGGGCATACCGCTTACGACGAATTTTCACGCAACAAGGGCGTCAACCCGAATGACATCATCACAGCCGGGGCCGATCCCCTGAGCGGTCTGCCGGTCTGGTGGAAGACCCCTGTCCAACTAAACAAAGTCTAG
- a CDS encoding conserved hypothetical protein (Evidence 4 : Unknown function but conserved in other organisms): MKNPADSSEKPSKGGWIFFLMGFIGSLIVGWVIFPMVLYSKQAQPMNFDHALHMDPERVFGIDGDTETERCLFCHAFRDDGTFAGIPKLENCTQCHDDPDMPLGESEEEQAFLNAYVADEKEIPWLSYYRQPDCVYFSHIAHVNMGQMECRVCHGDHGQSEVLPPYEENRLTGYSRMIWGKRISGFKENTWDRMKMDDCAECHTEKGQEQNNACFVCHK, from the coding sequence ATGAAAAATCCAGCAGATTCCTCCGAAAAACCTTCGAAGGGTGGGTGGATCTTTTTCCTTATGGGTTTCATTGGATCACTGATCGTGGGGTGGGTGATCTTCCCCATGGTGCTTTACTCCAAACAGGCCCAGCCGATGAATTTCGACCATGCCTTGCACATGGATCCGGAGCGGGTGTTCGGCATCGACGGCGACACCGAGACGGAGCGTTGCCTGTTTTGCCACGCCTTCCGGGACGACGGCACCTTCGCTGGGATTCCGAAACTGGAGAATTGCACCCAGTGCCACGACGACCCTGACATGCCCCTGGGTGAAAGCGAAGAAGAGCAGGCCTTTTTGAACGCATATGTCGCTGATGAAAAGGAAATCCCCTGGCTGTCCTATTATCGGCAGCCCGATTGTGTCTATTTTTCCCATATCGCTCACGTCAACATGGGACAGATGGAATGCCGCGTATGCCACGGAGATCACGGCCAGAGTGAAGTCCTCCCGCCCTATGAGGAAAACCGGCTGACAGGGTACAGCCGCATGATCTGGGGCAAGCGGATCTCCGGATTCAAGGAGAACACCTGGGATCGGATGAAGATGGACGACTGTGCCGAATGCCACACCGAAAAGGGGCAGGAACAGAATAACGCTTGCTTCGTCTGCCACAAATAA
- a CDS encoding hypothetical protein (Evidence 5 : Unknown function), giving the protein MVRPLTERVYNLLCHLMDNFAVFTY; this is encoded by the coding sequence GTGGTAAGGCCTCTTACGGAAAGGGTTTACAATCTGCTCTGCCACCTGATGGACAATTTTGCCGTATTTACCTATTAG
- the rpsU gene encoding 30S ribosomal protein S21 1 — translation MKVIVHNNQIEKAIKDLKRKLTKEGFFSEIKERRFYDKPSVQKKKKQAKAAKRRRKRMKRI, via the coding sequence ATGAAGGTAATCGTTCACAACAACCAGATCGAGAAAGCCATCAAGGATCTGAAACGGAAACTGACCAAGGAAGGATTCTTCTCGGAGATCAAGGAGAGGCGGTTTTACGACAAACCGAGCGTCCAGAAGAAGAAGAAGCAGGCCAAAGCCGCCAAGCGCCGCCGCAAAAGGATGAAACGCATCTAA
- a CDS encoding hypothetical protein (Evidence 5 : Unknown function), translated as MLPSRNGLFGPSRRQSARSLVRRLQVASAETFDFLGIGQKSSFPDGEPGSTGNYRPNRDPPRRGGTERAQCVKKYPHLRIGNRVLPRNHFRMEIF; from the coding sequence TTGCTTCCATCCAGAAATGGTCTTTTTGGCCCATCTCGCCGTCAATCTGCACGTTCGCTTGTGCGGCGACTGCAGGTCGCCTCCGCGGAAACGTTTGATTTCCTTGGTATTGGCCAAAAATCCTCATTTCCGGATGGAGAACCGGGTTCTACCGGAAATTATCGGCCAAACCGGGACCCGCCCCGCAGGGGTGGGACTGAGCGCGCGCAGTGTGTGAAGAAATATCCTCATCTCCGGATTGGAAACCGGGTTCTACCGCGAAATCATTTCAGGATGGAGATTTTTTAG
- a CDS encoding putative enzyme (Evidence 3 : Putative function from multiple computational evidences; Product type e : enzyme) produces the protein MGLRKGQHIRIEIVKAAFGGRGIGHFEGRVVFVQHAVPGDILQAQVIKKKQNWAEARFVGLIRPSSDRIVPPCPYSGYCGGCQWQHLTYEKQLAYKRSFVSESLAHIGGLSHVTVHEVLPSPARFGYRNKMEFSFSDRPWLLPHQLGSGEAPPPFALGLHVPGTFFKIIDLDSCLLQKEEGNVILSVVKDFARQSGLPAYGLKSHAGFWRFLTVRRSDATGQWLVNLVTAQSRPDAMRDLAKMLAERIEGVTTVVNNIHSGKASVAVGSREDLIFGEGFLEDRIGPYRFRISANSFFQTNTAAAELLYRTAGHYAGLTGKETILDLYSGTGTIPIFLSAQAAQVAGIEINPSAIEDARRNCEVNHIRNCRFLCGDTREILKTIGQAPDVLIVDPPRAGLHQDVLQQILDLRPERLVYVSCNPSTLARDLALLAPEFETLEIQPVDMFPHTYHVESVARLIRRRPFSALGSMLPQHSTA, from the coding sequence ATGGGATTACGCAAAGGCCAGCACATTCGCATCGAAATCGTCAAGGCCGCTTTCGGAGGCCGCGGGATCGGCCACTTCGAGGGGCGCGTCGTATTCGTCCAGCATGCCGTCCCCGGCGATATCCTGCAGGCGCAGGTGATCAAGAAAAAGCAGAATTGGGCGGAGGCCCGCTTCGTGGGGCTGATCCGGCCGTCCAGCGACCGTATCGTCCCGCCCTGCCCATACAGCGGGTATTGCGGCGGCTGTCAGTGGCAGCATCTGACGTATGAAAAGCAGTTGGCATACAAGCGATCTTTCGTATCGGAAAGCCTGGCCCACATTGGAGGACTGAGCCATGTCACTGTACACGAAGTCCTCCCATCCCCCGCCCGTTTCGGCTACCGCAACAAAATGGAATTTTCCTTTTCCGACAGACCGTGGCTCCTTCCTCATCAACTTGGTTCCGGCGAAGCTCCACCCCCTTTTGCGCTCGGTCTGCATGTTCCTGGGACCTTTTTCAAGATCATCGACCTGGATTCGTGCCTCCTGCAGAAAGAAGAGGGCAACGTCATCCTCTCGGTCGTCAAAGACTTCGCGCGGCAATCGGGGCTTCCTGCATACGGGCTCAAGAGCCACGCGGGCTTCTGGCGCTTCCTGACCGTCCGTCGTTCGGACGCAACCGGGCAATGGCTGGTCAACCTCGTAACCGCCCAAAGCCGGCCAGACGCCATGCGCGACCTCGCCAAGATGCTGGCCGAACGGATCGAAGGGGTCACCACCGTGGTCAACAACATCCATTCAGGGAAGGCCTCCGTGGCCGTCGGCAGCCGTGAAGACCTGATCTTCGGCGAGGGGTTCCTCGAAGATCGGATCGGCCCTTATCGCTTCCGCATCTCAGCGAACTCCTTCTTCCAAACCAATACGGCCGCAGCCGAACTCCTGTACCGAACCGCCGGCCACTACGCCGGACTCACAGGGAAGGAAACCATCCTGGATCTCTACAGCGGGACCGGGACCATCCCGATTTTTCTTTCCGCTCAGGCGGCACAGGTCGCGGGAATCGAGATCAACCCCTCTGCCATCGAGGACGCCCGCAGGAATTGTGAAGTGAACCACATCCGAAACTGCCGCTTCCTATGCGGCGATACCCGGGAAATCCTCAAAACGATCGGGCAGGCCCCGGATGTGCTGATCGTCGACCCACCCCGCGCCGGACTGCATCAGGACGTTCTTCAGCAAATCCTCGACCTGAGGCCCGAAAGGCTCGTTTATGTCTCCTGCAACCCGTCCACTCTGGCGCGGGATCTGGCCCTTCTCGCACCGGAATTCGAAACACTGGAGATCCAGCCTGTCGATATGTTCCCCCACACCTACCACGTCGAATCGGTCGCGCGCCTCATCCGCCGCAGACCGTTCAGCGCGTTGGGCTCAATGCTCCCCCAGCATTCGACGGCCTGA
- a CDS encoding conserved exported hypothetical protein (Evidence 4 : Unknown function but conserved in other organisms) — protein MRFCLKPACRHALVFLLAVTAAAVFPYLGRAADPTFENSLGMRFALIPAGSFMMGSPENEAGRDADEALHEVRISKPFYLQTTEVTVGQWRSVMGSRWWKRDRESIKPMTKVSWFDCEDFVKKLNAMGEGTYRLPTEAEWEYACRAGSRTAYAWGDALTCRQALFGNNSIKSPECISAVKEAGLEPDGPAPVGSYAPNAWGLYDMHGNVWEWCLGWYGKYPAGPVTDPAGVAGDSMKVRRGGSWFKGPLTCRSANRNFAHPASRYRTLGFRVLRVAD, from the coding sequence ATGCGTTTTTGCTTGAAGCCGGCCTGCCGCCATGCCCTGGTTTTCCTGCTCGCCGTCACGGCGGCCGCGGTTTTCCCCTATCTGGGCCGGGCCGCCGATCCAACCTTTGAAAACAGTCTGGGAATGAGGTTCGCTCTGATCCCGGCAGGATCCTTCATGATGGGAAGCCCGGAAAACGAGGCAGGACGAGATGCCGATGAAGCGCTGCACGAAGTCCGTATCTCGAAGCCGTTCTACCTCCAGACAACCGAAGTCACGGTGGGACAGTGGCGCAGCGTGATGGGGTCCAGGTGGTGGAAACGCGACCGTGAGAGCATAAAGCCCATGACCAAGGTGTCCTGGTTCGACTGCGAGGACTTCGTCAAAAAGTTGAACGCCATGGGCGAGGGTACCTACCGCCTGCCAACCGAGGCCGAATGGGAATACGCCTGTCGCGCCGGCAGCCGGACCGCCTACGCCTGGGGAGATGCCCTGACGTGTCGGCAGGCCCTCTTCGGGAACAACAGCATCAAGTCTCCCGAATGCATTTCCGCCGTGAAAGAGGCCGGGCTCGAGCCGGACGGACCGGCGCCGGTGGGAAGCTACGCCCCCAACGCCTGGGGGCTTTACGATATGCACGGGAACGTCTGGGAGTGGTGTCTCGGGTGGTACGGGAAGTACCCTGCCGGGCCGGTGACCGATCCTGCCGGCGTGGCGGGTGACTCCATGAAGGTCCGGCGCGGCGGCAGCTGGTTCAAAGGTCCACTGACATGCCGCTCCGCCAACCGCAACTTTGCGCACCCCGCCAGCCGCTACCGGACACTGGGTTTCAGGGTTCTGCGGGTGGCCGATTGA